The Polynucleobacter sp. TSB-Sco08W16 genome includes a region encoding these proteins:
- the folP gene encoding dihydropteroate synthase, translating into MIKTEIQEMPTTWRCGRFLFDFSKRKRPIVMGILNATPDSFSDGGQFQVAKDAITQAEHMIANGVDLIDIGGESTRPGAEPVSLQEELDRVLPVIEGLKDCGVPLSIDTYKAETMRQALMAGVDCVNDIWALRQEGAVNAVLENINCGVVLMHMQRDPVTMQFNPEYQDVIAEVKQFLKERADLLIAQGIEHDRIAIDPGFGFGKSLEHNLNMLRHFHSFSELAFPVLAGISRKSMIGKITGKDTNERVAPSVAAAIMAADRGAMIVRVHDVPETIDALKLWEAVNT; encoded by the coding sequence ATGATTAAGACAGAGATTCAAGAGATGCCCACAACTTGGCGTTGTGGGCGTTTTCTTTTTGACTTTAGCAAACGTAAGCGCCCAATTGTCATGGGCATTTTGAACGCTACTCCTGATTCCTTTTCAGATGGTGGCCAATTTCAAGTGGCAAAGGATGCTATTACCCAAGCAGAGCACATGATTGCAAATGGTGTTGATCTGATCGACATCGGCGGAGAGTCTACAAGGCCTGGAGCAGAACCTGTTTCACTACAAGAAGAGCTTGATCGTGTACTGCCAGTGATTGAGGGATTAAAGGATTGTGGAGTACCGCTATCGATCGATACCTATAAGGCAGAAACCATGCGCCAAGCGCTCATGGCAGGCGTAGATTGTGTAAACGATATTTGGGCGCTCAGACAAGAGGGTGCCGTGAACGCAGTCCTGGAGAATATTAACTGCGGCGTTGTATTAATGCATATGCAGCGTGACCCTGTCACAATGCAATTTAATCCAGAATACCAAGATGTGATTGCTGAAGTGAAGCAGTTTCTAAAAGAGCGCGCCGATCTCCTTATTGCTCAAGGCATTGAACATGATCGAATTGCAATTGATCCTGGCTTTGGTTTTGGTAAGAGTCTCGAACACAACCTGAATATGCTCAGACACTTTCACAGTTTCTCTGAATTAGCTTTCCCTGTATTGGCCGGGATATCTCGTAAGTCAATGATTGGCAAAATTACTGGCAAAGACACCAATGAACGTGTCGCTCCAAGTGTTGCCGCTGCAATCATGGCAGCAGATCGTGGCGCCATGATTGTGAGGGTGCATGATGTACCAGAGACTATTGATGCCTTAAAGCTTTGGGAGGCAGTAAATACTTAG
- the carB gene encoding carbamoyl-phosphate synthase large subunit, translating to MPKRSDIKSILIIGAGPIVIGQACEFDYSGAQACKALRDEGYKVILVNSNPATIMTDPEMADVTYIEPITWEVVERIIATEKPDAILPTMGGQTALNCALDLHRHGVLEKYGCELIGASPEAIDKAEDRQKFKDAMTKIGLGSAKSGIAHSMDEAHEVQQRIQGETGSSGFPVVIRPSFTMGGSGGGIAYNREEFEEICKRGLDLSPTRELLIEESLLGWKEFEMEVVRDRNDNCIIVCSIENLDPMGVHTGDSITVAPAQTLTDKEYQIMRNASIAVLREIGVDTGGSNVQFSINPVDGRMIVIEMNPRVSRSSALASKATGFPIAKIAAKLAVGYTLDELKNDITGGATPASFEPSIDYVVTKIPRFAFEKFPQADSRLTTQMKSVGEVMAIGRTFQESFQKALRGLEVGVDGLDEVSTDLDDIINEINEPGPDRIWYLADAFRMGMGLDEIYNETKVDPWFLEQIEELITMETELKQRKIDSLSAAELRFVKQKGFSDRRLAKLLSVDATSVRAARHRLKVVPVYKRVDTCAAEFSTNTAYMYSTYEAEHGECESRPTSKEKIMVLGGGPNRIGQGIEFDYCCVHAALAMRDDGYETIMVNCNPETVSTDYDTSDRLYFEPLTLEDVLEIVAKEKPKGVIVQYGGQTPLKLALDLERNGVPIIGTSPDMIDAAEDRERFQKLLQDLGLRQPPNRTARTEEEALKLAEEIGYPLVVRPSYVLGGRAMEIVHDGRDLERYMREAVKVSHDSPVLLDRFLNDAIECDVDCISDGNKVFIGGVMEHIEQAGVHSGDSACSLPPYSLSDETVEEIKRQTAAMAKGLNVIGLMNVQFAIQNVDGKDVIYVLEVNPRASRTVPFVSKATGLQLAKIAARCMVGQTLEQQGIKSEVKPPYFSVKEAVFPFNKFPGIDPILGPEMRSTGEVMGVGKTFGEALFKSQLGAGIKLPKSGTVLLTVKDSDKPKAIEVAKLLHQLGFPMVATKGTAAAIEAAGFPVKVVNKVKDGRPHIVDFIKNGEISLVFTTVDETRTAIADSRSIRTSAQANGVTYYTTISAARAVMDGLLASQNGSKESLEVYSLQNLHRTLI from the coding sequence ATGCCTAAGCGTAGCGACATTAAGAGCATCCTCATTATTGGTGCTGGTCCGATTGTCATTGGACAGGCCTGTGAATTTGATTATTCAGGCGCACAAGCTTGTAAAGCATTGCGTGACGAAGGTTACAAAGTCATTTTGGTAAACAGCAATCCAGCAACCATCATGACTGACCCAGAAATGGCTGATGTCACTTATATCGAGCCAATTACCTGGGAAGTGGTTGAACGCATTATTGCAACTGAGAAGCCAGATGCGATCCTGCCAACGATGGGTGGTCAAACAGCCTTAAATTGCGCACTCGATTTACATCGTCATGGCGTATTGGAGAAATATGGCTGTGAATTAATTGGAGCTTCACCTGAAGCAATCGATAAAGCAGAAGATCGTCAGAAATTCAAAGATGCCATGACCAAAATTGGTTTGGGCTCTGCTAAATCTGGTATTGCGCATTCTATGGATGAGGCCCATGAGGTGCAGCAACGCATTCAAGGTGAGACAGGTAGCTCTGGTTTTCCAGTAGTTATTCGTCCCTCATTCACCATGGGTGGATCAGGTGGCGGTATTGCCTATAACCGTGAAGAGTTTGAAGAGATTTGCAAGCGAGGACTCGATTTATCACCAACACGTGAGCTCTTAATTGAAGAGTCTCTCCTTGGTTGGAAAGAATTTGAGATGGAAGTGGTGCGTGATCGTAACGACAACTGCATCATCGTTTGCTCGATTGAAAACTTGGACCCAATGGGTGTTCATACTGGTGACTCGATTACTGTTGCCCCAGCACAGACCTTGACCGATAAAGAGTACCAAATCATGCGGAATGCATCGATTGCAGTGCTCCGTGAAATCGGTGTGGATACCGGTGGTTCAAACGTGCAGTTTTCCATTAACCCGGTTGACGGTCGCATGATCGTGATTGAGATGAACCCACGTGTATCTCGCTCATCGGCATTAGCGTCAAAAGCAACTGGTTTCCCAATCGCCAAGATTGCTGCGAAGTTAGCAGTTGGCTATACCCTTGACGAGTTAAAAAACGACATTACTGGTGGCGCAACACCAGCATCCTTTGAGCCCTCAATTGATTATGTTGTTACAAAGATTCCACGCTTTGCGTTTGAGAAATTCCCGCAAGCAGACTCACGTTTAACGACCCAGATGAAGTCAGTTGGTGAGGTAATGGCGATTGGCCGCACTTTCCAAGAGTCTTTCCAAAAAGCCTTACGCGGTTTAGAGGTTGGTGTTGATGGTTTAGATGAAGTTTCCACTGACCTAGATGACATCATTAATGAAATCAATGAGCCAGGCCCAGACCGCATTTGGTACCTTGCAGATGCTTTCCGTATGGGCATGGGTTTAGATGAAATCTATAACGAGACGAAGGTAGATCCTTGGTTCTTAGAGCAGATCGAAGAGCTCATCACCATGGAGACGGAGCTTAAGCAACGCAAGATTGATAGCCTTTCTGCAGCTGAACTGCGTTTTGTGAAGCAGAAGGGATTCTCGGATCGCCGTCTTGCCAAATTACTTAGTGTAGATGCCACCTCTGTGCGTGCTGCGCGACATCGCCTAAAAGTAGTTCCGGTCTACAAGCGTGTAGATACTTGTGCTGCCGAGTTCTCAACGAATACCGCTTATATGTATTCCACTTATGAGGCTGAGCACGGTGAATGTGAATCTCGTCCAACAAGCAAAGAGAAGATCATGGTTTTGGGTGGTGGTCCAAACCGTATTGGTCAGGGTATTGAGTTTGACTATTGCTGTGTCCACGCAGCCTTAGCGATGCGTGATGATGGCTATGAAACCATCATGGTTAACTGCAATCCAGAAACCGTATCAACGGACTACGATACTTCAGACCGTTTGTATTTTGAGCCTTTGACCCTTGAAGATGTCTTAGAAATTGTTGCTAAAGAAAAGCCTAAAGGCGTGATCGTTCAGTATGGTGGTCAAACTCCTTTGAAGCTAGCTTTGGATCTTGAGCGTAACGGCGTTCCGATCATTGGTACTTCTCCAGACATGATCGATGCTGCAGAGGATCGTGAACGCTTTCAAAAACTTTTACAAGACTTAGGTTTACGTCAGCCGCCTAACCGTACTGCCCGTACTGAAGAAGAGGCGCTCAAGCTAGCCGAAGAAATTGGTTATCCATTAGTGGTTCGTCCATCATATGTTCTGGGTGGCCGTGCAATGGAAATCGTTCATGATGGTCGCGACTTAGAGCGCTATATGCGTGAAGCGGTCAAGGTTTCTCATGACTCTCCAGTATTGCTAGATCGCTTCTTAAACGATGCGATTGAGTGTGATGTAGATTGCATCAGCGATGGCAATAAGGTATTTATCGGTGGCGTTATGGAGCACATTGAGCAAGCCGGAGTTCACTCTGGAGACTCCGCTTGTTCATTGCCTCCATATTCTTTATCGGATGAAACGGTTGAAGAAATTAAGCGTCAAACCGCAGCCATGGCTAAGGGGCTAAATGTCATTGGATTAATGAACGTACAGTTTGCGATTCAGAATGTGGACGGCAAGGATGTTATCTATGTTCTGGAAGTTAATCCACGCGCTTCCCGTACTGTCCCATTTGTTTCCAAGGCCACTGGTTTGCAATTAGCAAAGATTGCTGCCCGTTGCATGGTTGGTCAAACATTGGAGCAACAAGGCATTAAGTCTGAAGTGAAGCCCCCATACTTCTCGGTTAAAGAGGCTGTTTTCCCATTTAATAAATTCCCAGGCATTGATCCGATTCTGGGGCCAGAAATGCGCTCGACCGGTGAAGTAATGGGTGTGGGTAAAACCTTTGGCGAAGCTTTGTTTAAGTCTCAGCTTGGCGCTGGCATTAAATTGCCTAAGAGTGGCACAGTGCTCCTGACTGTTAAAGATAGCGATAAGCCAAAAGCGATTGAGGTAGCTAAGTTATTGCATCAGCTTGGTTTCCCGATGGTTGCCACCAAAGGAACGGCTGCAGCAATTGAGGCTGCTGGCTTCCCGGTTAAAGTCGTGAACAAGGTTAAGGATGGTCGTCCTCATATTGTTGATTTCATCAAGAATGGCGAGATTTCCTTGGTGTTTACTACTGTGGATGAGACTCGAACTGCGATTGCAGATTCCAGGTCAATTCGTACCAGCGCACAAGCAAATGGTGTGACTTACTACACCACAATTAGTGCTGCTCGCGCGGTGATGGATGGCTTACTGGCATCTCAAAATGGCAGCAAGGAGTCGCTGGAAGTTTATTCTCTACAAAACTTACATCGGACACTCATTTAA
- the pstS gene encoding phosphate ABC transporter substrate-binding protein PstS, whose translation MNTVFKKALVAGAVVASLSTTAFAAEMTGAGSSFIYPVLAKWAEAYKTKTGNSLNYQSIGSGGGIKQIKAKTVDFGATDAPMSFEDLEAGGMVQFPAIIGGVVPVVNIEGVKPGELKLSGDLLSDIFIGQVTNWGDKRIALMNPGLKIPAGDITVVTRADGSGTTAIFTNYLSKVNKNFKDTVGFGASVKWPAASTVSGKGNEGVAANVSRVKNSIGYVEYAYAKKNNLSYTQMRNSSDKFVEPTGASFAAASAGTDWSKFPGMNTFITNAPGAAAWPITGATFVVVYKKPENKANAAEVLKFFDYGFVNGKQMASDLDYVPMPDATTSYIRKSVWSQVQTK comes from the coding sequence ATGAATACAGTATTTAAAAAAGCTCTAGTTGCTGGCGCGGTTGTGGCCTCACTTAGTACAACTGCTTTTGCGGCTGAAATGACTGGCGCAGGCTCTTCTTTTATTTACCCAGTTCTTGCTAAATGGGCGGAAGCTTACAAGACAAAGACTGGCAATAGCTTGAACTATCAGTCAATTGGCTCTGGTGGTGGTATTAAACAAATTAAAGCAAAGACTGTAGATTTTGGTGCTACCGATGCGCCAATGAGCTTTGAAGATTTAGAAGCTGGTGGCATGGTGCAATTTCCGGCAATCATTGGTGGTGTTGTTCCAGTAGTGAACATTGAAGGTGTTAAGCCAGGTGAGTTAAAACTTTCTGGTGACTTGCTTTCTGATATTTTTATTGGCCAGGTAACTAACTGGGGTGACAAGCGCATTGCTTTGATGAACCCAGGTTTAAAGATCCCTGCAGGTGACATTACTGTTGTCACTCGTGCGGATGGCTCTGGTACAACAGCTATTTTTACCAACTACCTCTCTAAAGTGAACAAGAACTTTAAAGACACAGTAGGATTTGGCGCTTCGGTTAAGTGGCCTGCTGCATCTACCGTCAGCGGTAAGGGTAATGAAGGCGTAGCCGCCAACGTTAGCCGTGTTAAGAACTCAATCGGCTATGTTGAGTATGCATATGCAAAGAAGAATAACCTTAGCTATACCCAAATGAGAAACTCTAGCGACAAATTTGTAGAGCCTACTGGTGCATCATTTGCGGCGGCATCTGCTGGCACAGATTGGTCTAAATTTCCAGGTATGAATACCTTTATCACAAACGCACCTGGTGCAGCCGCATGGCCGATCACTGGAGCAACTTTTGTGGTTGTATACAAAAAACCTGAAAACAAAGCCAATGCAGCAGAAGTTCTGAAGTTCTTCGATTATGGATTTGTTAATGGTAAGCAAATGGCATCAGATTTAGACTATGTGCCAATGCCGGATGCAACAACAAGCTATATCCGTAAAAGTGTTTGGTCACAAGTTCAAACGAAGTAA
- a CDS encoding YhbY family RNA-binding protein — protein MTALTITPAQRKSLKADAHDLSPVVMVGGDGLTPAVIKEAKLAINHHGLIKIRVFGDDREARIAIYEELCDKLNAAPVQHIGKLLVLWKPKDIVDEAYANLGRSSKQTKKSLQAPRTKRQPNRAPTKTGVRTSTSERSDRRSASNKSPFERAAAVKSATPKKRVLRSEAAESKIGWSSPGYRKAAAAPAPIKRRKVRMSSTKKKSLGS, from the coding sequence ATGACTGCACTAACCATTACCCCCGCCCAACGCAAATCCCTCAAAGCTGATGCCCATGACCTAAGTCCTGTGGTGATGGTTGGTGGGGATGGTTTAACGCCTGCCGTAATTAAAGAAGCAAAACTGGCAATCAATCATCATGGTCTGATTAAGATTCGCGTTTTTGGTGATGACCGTGAAGCCCGCATCGCTATCTATGAAGAACTTTGCGACAAATTAAATGCCGCCCCGGTTCAGCATATTGGCAAGTTGCTTGTTCTTTGGAAACCAAAAGATATTGTTGATGAGGCGTATGCAAACTTAGGCCGCTCCAGCAAACAAACCAAGAAATCATTGCAAGCGCCTCGCACCAAACGACAACCAAATCGCGCACCTACCAAAACGGGGGTTCGTACCAGTACATCCGAAAGATCTGATCGTCGCTCCGCTTCTAACAAATCACCATTTGAACGAGCCGCTGCCGTTAAATCAGCAACCCCTAAGAAGCGTGTTTTACGCTCCGAAGCTGCTGAGTCAAAGATTGGCTGGTCGTCACCTGGCTACCGCAAGGCTGCTGCTGCACCTGCGCCAATTAAGAGACGTAAGGTACGTATGAGTAGCACCAAGAAAAAATCACTTGGTTCTTAA
- a CDS encoding RlmE family RNA methyltransferase translates to MAKNKFNKSWLQDHLTDPYVKMAQKEGYRARAVYKLSEIDEQDHLIKAGMTIVDLGSAPGSWSQYVRNRLTELGKSNPKIESGKPDGQIIAIDILPMEDIADVSFIQGDFREDEGLAALEALLPKSAEGKVDLVLSDMAPNLSGVGVADAARMAFLAEIALDFASAHLKPEGALLIKCFNGSGYSQIVESFKKVFKTVASRKPKASRAKSSEIFLLGRNLKPPK, encoded by the coding sequence GTGGCAAAGAATAAATTTAATAAAAGTTGGTTGCAGGATCATCTGACCGATCCCTATGTGAAGATGGCTCAAAAAGAGGGTTATCGCGCTAGGGCGGTTTATAAGCTTAGTGAAATTGACGAGCAGGATCACCTCATCAAAGCGGGTATGACCATTGTTGACTTGGGAAGCGCTCCAGGTAGCTGGTCTCAGTACGTTCGCAATCGCCTGACTGAACTAGGCAAAAGCAATCCTAAGATCGAATCTGGTAAGCCGGACGGTCAAATTATTGCTATTGATATCTTGCCAATGGAAGACATTGCGGATGTAAGCTTTATTCAAGGCGACTTTAGGGAGGATGAGGGTCTTGCTGCCTTAGAGGCGCTGCTGCCAAAAAGTGCTGAAGGTAAGGTTGACTTAGTGCTCTCGGATATGGCGCCAAATCTTTCTGGGGTTGGTGTGGCTGACGCTGCCAGAATGGCTTTTTTGGCAGAGATAGCTTTAGACTTTGCAAGTGCTCATCTAAAGCCAGAGGGCGCACTTTTGATTAAGTGCTTTAACGGTAGTGGCTATAGCCAAATCGTGGAATCCTTTAAAAAGGTCTTTAAAACGGTTGCCTCCCGCAAACCAAAAGCATCCAGAGCAAAATCTTCAGAGATCTTCCTTTTGGGAAGAAACCTGAAGCCTCCAAAATAA
- the ftsH gene encoding ATP-dependent zinc metalloprotease FtsH, with protein sequence MNSNMFQKIGVWLIVGLVLFTVFKQFDKPKEQNQVTYSQFMDDAKAGKVKRVDVQGRTLQVTPSDGNKYSIISPGDIWMVGDLIKYGVQVTGKAEDEPNMLVSALYYLGPTLLIIGFWFFMMRQMQGGGKGGAFSFGKSKARLIDENSNTVTFADVAGCDEAKEEVSELVDFLKDPQKFQKLGGRIPHGVLLVGPPGTGKTLLARAIAGEAKVPFFSISGSDFVEMFVGVGASRVRDMFENAKKNSPCIIFIDEIDAVGRHRGAGMGGGNDEREQTLNQMLVEMDGFESNSGVIVVAATNRSDVLDKALLRPGRFDRQVHVGLPDIRGREQILQVHMRKVPIDPDVNAAVLARGTPGFSGADLANLVNEAALFAARRNKRSVDMKDFEDAKDKIYMGPERKSAVMREEERRNTAYHESGHAVVAKVLPKADPVHKVTIMPRGMALGVTWQLPEFDRVNLYKDRMLEELAILFGGRAAEEVFLHSMSTGASNDFERATKMARDMVTRYGMSDSLGTMVYVDTESESIFGRNSTKTVSELTQQKVDAEIRTLIDSQYALARSILEQNRDKVEAMVAALLEWETIDAEQITDIMEGRSPRPPAPPPATQFGNSAGTPGPAAGSAPATA encoded by the coding sequence TTGAACAGCAATATGTTCCAAAAAATCGGTGTGTGGCTCATTGTTGGATTAGTGCTTTTTACTGTTTTCAAACAGTTTGATAAGCCTAAAGAACAGAACCAGGTTACGTACTCCCAATTCATGGACGATGCCAAGGCTGGCAAAGTAAAACGTGTAGATGTGCAAGGCCGCACCTTGCAGGTTACCCCTTCAGACGGCAATAAGTATTCAATCATCTCCCCAGGCGATATCTGGATGGTTGGTGATTTAATTAAGTACGGTGTTCAAGTAACTGGCAAAGCAGAAGATGAGCCCAATATGTTGGTTTCTGCTCTGTATTACCTTGGACCGACTTTATTGATTATTGGTTTTTGGTTCTTCATGATGCGACAGATGCAGGGTGGCGGCAAAGGTGGCGCATTCTCCTTTGGCAAATCAAAAGCACGCTTGATTGACGAGAACAGCAATACCGTAACTTTTGCAGATGTTGCTGGTTGCGATGAAGCTAAAGAAGAAGTATCTGAACTAGTTGACTTCTTAAAAGATCCACAGAAGTTTCAGAAGCTTGGAGGGCGTATTCCGCATGGTGTCTTGCTAGTTGGCCCCCCAGGTACAGGTAAGACCCTCTTGGCACGAGCCATTGCAGGCGAAGCTAAAGTCCCTTTCTTCTCCATTTCTGGCTCAGATTTCGTTGAAATGTTTGTTGGTGTCGGTGCATCTCGTGTGCGCGATATGTTTGAGAACGCCAAGAAGAACTCTCCTTGCATCATTTTTATTGACGAGATTGATGCGGTTGGTCGTCATCGTGGTGCTGGTATGGGTGGTGGTAATGATGAGCGCGAACAAACCTTGAACCAAATGTTGGTTGAGATGGATGGTTTTGAAAGCAATAGCGGTGTAATCGTTGTTGCAGCAACCAACCGTTCGGACGTTCTAGACAAAGCGCTATTACGCCCAGGTCGCTTTGACCGTCAAGTGCACGTTGGATTGCCGGATATTCGTGGTCGCGAGCAAATCTTACAAGTGCATATGCGCAAAGTTCCTATCGATCCAGACGTGAATGCTGCCGTATTGGCACGCGGTACACCTGGATTCTCAGGAGCTGATTTAGCGAACTTAGTTAATGAAGCAGCTTTATTTGCCGCACGCCGTAATAAGCGCTCAGTTGACATGAAAGACTTCGAAGACGCTAAAGATAAGATCTACATGGGTCCTGAGCGTAAGTCTGCTGTTATGCGCGAAGAAGAGCGTCGTAATACGGCGTATCACGAGTCTGGCCATGCTGTTGTAGCTAAGGTTCTACCTAAAGCCGATCCTGTTCACAAAGTAACCATCATGCCGCGCGGTATGGCATTAGGCGTTACTTGGCAGCTTCCGGAATTTGATCGTGTCAATCTTTATAAAGATCGCATGTTGGAAGAGTTGGCAATTCTATTTGGTGGTCGTGCTGCTGAAGAGGTGTTTTTGCACTCCATGAGTACTGGCGCTTCCAATGATTTTGAACGTGCTACTAAGATGGCGCGTGACATGGTTACTCGTTATGGCATGAGCGATAGTCTGGGCACAATGGTTTATGTTGATACTGAATCTGAAAGTATTTTTGGTCGTAACAGCACCAAGACTGTCTCAGAGCTTACTCAGCAAAAGGTCGATGCAGAGATTCGCACTTTGATTGATAGTCAATATGCATTAGCAAGATCAATCTTGGAGCAAAATCGTGACAAGGTAGAGGCGATGGTTGCTGCCTTGCTTGAATGGGAAACTATTGATGCTGAGCAAATTACCGACATCATGGAAGGTCGATCACCACGTCCGCCAGCACCACCTCCAGCTACGCAGTTTGGTAACTCCGCTGGTACTCCTGGTCCAGCGGCTGGTAGTGCTCCAGCAACGGCTTAA
- the greA gene encoding transcription elongation factor GreA has protein sequence MSTIPITKRGAELLKEELHRLKHVERPSVINAISEARAQGDLSENAEYDAAKEKQGFIEGRIQELEGKLSAAQIIDPASLDVSGRVVFGATVDLEDLEDGTKFTYQIVGDDEADIASNKISISSPIARALISKEEGDVVAVQAPGGNREVEILAVKYI, from the coding sequence ATGAGCACAATTCCAATTACCAAGCGCGGTGCAGAACTTCTGAAAGAGGAGCTGCACCGTCTTAAGCATGTTGAGCGTCCATCCGTTATCAACGCTATCTCAGAAGCTCGCGCTCAAGGTGATCTTTCTGAGAATGCTGAGTACGATGCTGCTAAAGAGAAGCAAGGCTTCATTGAAGGCCGTATTCAGGAGCTCGAAGGCAAACTATCTGCAGCACAAATTATTGATCCAGCATCACTCGATGTATCTGGTCGAGTTGTGTTTGGTGCAACTGTAGATCTTGAAGATTTAGAAGATGGCACTAAGTTCACTTATCAAATCGTGGGGGACGATGAAGCGGACATTGCCTCTAATAAGATTTCAATTAGCTCACCAATTGCTCGCGCTTTAATTAGCAAAGAAGAGGGTGACGTGGTTGCTGTCCAGGCCCCTGGTGGTAATCGTGAAGTAGAAATTCTCGCAGTCAAATATATCTAA
- the glmM gene encoding phosphoglucosamine mutase produces MKKQYFGTDGIRGEVGQFPIVPEFMTRLGYAAGKVLSRDVKPGERCKILIGKDTRVSGYLLEAALEAGFAAAGVDVMLCGPIPTPGVAYLTKALRLTAGIVISASHNPYQDNGIKFFSANGDKLSDDFELAIEAELDKPMGCVNSKELGKAFRLDDAAGRYIEFCKSTFPGDLNLKGIKLVVDCANGAAYHTAPHVFHELGADVISIGVNPDGRNINDGCGATAPAALIAKVKELNADIGIALDGDADRLQMVDGTGRLFNGDELLYVLAKDRLERGHDLGGVVGTLMTNLAVENAIKGLGISFERSQVGDRYVLELLKEKGWLLGGEGSGHLLCLDEHSTGDGTIAALQVLAAMRKQNKSLAQLLESVKIFPQVLLNVKFKQGYDWKSDQILSNQIAKVENDLQAIGRVLIRASGTEPLLRVMVETKDADLAMRAAKSIADLIPTA; encoded by the coding sequence ATGAAAAAACAATACTTTGGTACCGATGGCATTCGCGGTGAAGTGGGTCAATTCCCGATAGTTCCGGAATTTATGACACGCTTGGGTTACGCTGCCGGCAAAGTATTGAGTCGGGATGTAAAGCCAGGCGAGCGCTGCAAAATATTGATTGGAAAAGATACGCGCGTTTCAGGGTACCTTTTGGAGGCTGCTTTAGAGGCGGGATTTGCGGCGGCAGGTGTAGATGTCATGTTGTGCGGTCCAATCCCCACTCCAGGGGTTGCTTATCTTACTAAGGCATTACGTTTAACTGCTGGCATAGTGATTTCGGCATCGCACAATCCGTACCAAGACAATGGCATTAAATTTTTCTCCGCTAATGGAGATAAGTTATCTGATGATTTTGAGTTAGCTATTGAAGCTGAACTCGACAAGCCGATGGGGTGCGTCAATTCGAAAGAACTGGGCAAGGCCTTCCGTTTGGATGATGCGGCAGGACGGTATATAGAATTTTGTAAATCGACTTTTCCCGGAGACTTAAATCTCAAAGGAATCAAACTGGTGGTTGACTGCGCTAATGGGGCGGCTTACCACACTGCCCCTCATGTGTTTCATGAGCTTGGCGCAGATGTCATTTCCATTGGTGTTAACCCAGATGGACGAAATATTAATGATGGATGCGGTGCTACTGCACCAGCAGCATTGATTGCTAAGGTCAAAGAGCTTAACGCTGATATTGGCATTGCTTTGGATGGTGATGCAGATCGCCTCCAAATGGTCGATGGCACAGGGCGCTTATTTAATGGTGATGAGTTGCTCTATGTACTTGCAAAAGATCGCTTAGAGCGTGGTCATGACTTAGGTGGGGTGGTTGGCACTTTAATGACAAACTTGGCAGTAGAGAATGCTATAAAAGGCTTAGGTATTTCTTTTGAGCGCTCTCAGGTGGGTGATCGCTATGTACTTGAGCTATTAAAAGAAAAAGGGTGGTTACTTGGTGGTGAGGGATCGGGCCACTTGCTTTGCCTAGATGAGCATTCAACTGGAGATGGCACAATAGCGGCACTACAAGTTCTGGCAGCCATGCGTAAGCAAAACAAGAGCCTTGCCCAATTATTAGAATCGGTCAAAATCTTCCCCCAAGTGCTCTTGAATGTGAAATTCAAGCAAGGATATGACTGGAAGTCCGACCAAATACTCAGTAATCAAATCGCCAAAGTAGAGAATGATCTCCAAGCCATTGGAAGGGTGCTTATTCGTGCATCTGGCACTGAACCGTTGTTGCGGGTAATGGTAGAAACCAAAGATGCAGACCTAGCTATGAGGGCAGCTAAGAGTATTGCTGACTTAATTCCAACGGCTTAA
- a CDS encoding DUF4149 domain-containing protein: MSNTRTQRAFTVVSGLWVGSFITVGFLVVPVLFSTLGDRQVAGMVAANLFKTTALIGVALSILLMLMANHLVRLDHQQFRFIRWILLAMLSCTITAAFIIIPWMNSLRDQALFAGLSVSESTNAILFNRLHGVSSTLFMIQSVLGLLLVWRATKNAD, from the coding sequence ATGAGCAATACCCGAACCCAGAGAGCTTTTACTGTCGTATCTGGGCTTTGGGTTGGTAGTTTCATTACCGTTGGATTTTTAGTTGTCCCTGTTTTATTTTCTACCCTAGGTGATCGTCAGGTCGCCGGCATGGTTGCAGCGAATCTATTTAAAACAACGGCACTGATCGGTGTGGCGCTCAGTATTCTTTTGATGTTAATGGCAAATCATCTTGTCAGATTGGACCATCAACAATTCCGCTTCATACGCTGGATCTTGTTAGCAATGTTGTCTTGTACTATTACAGCCGCCTTCATCATCATCCCTTGGATGAATTCTCTCCGAGATCAAGCGCTGTTTGCTGGACTCTCAGTTAGCGAATCGACTAATGCCATCTTATTTAATCGTCTGCATGGGGTTTCAAGTACCTTGTTCATGATTCAGTCAGTGCTTGGTTTGCTGCTAGTTTGGCGGGCAACAAAAAACGCCGACTAG